From one Rosa rugosa chromosome 4, drRosRugo1.1, whole genome shotgun sequence genomic stretch:
- the LOC133743599 gene encoding ubiquitin-like modifier-activating enzyme 5, whose protein sequence is MEVELKEMLNDLDSLKRSLTDPSQSAPIDKLQLRVERLTSLAKTGPVRRSKVQDMSAEVVDSNPYSRLMALQRMGIVKNYERIREFSVAIVGVGGVGSVAAEMLTRCGIGRLLLYDYDKVELANMNRLFFRPEQSGMTKTDAAVQTLSDINPDVVLESYTLNITTVQGFETFTSSLKNKSFRPDKEGSGVDLVLSCVDNYEARMAVNQACNELNQTWMESGVSEDAVSGHIQLLIPGETACFACAPPLVVASGIDERTLKREGVCAASLPTTMGVVAGLLVQNTLKYLLNFGNVSPYLGYNSLKDFFPTMEMRPNPQCSNFACLERQKEYLLAKPARDAASKAKMESEASSSVIEAPLHLDNEWEISVVDDTEPDRIEAKRSDTLPEGLVRELPSADDFQKPPAEATDTTVDDLEELRKQLEALNS, encoded by the exons atggAGGTGGAATTGAAGGAGATGCTTAACGACCTCGATTCGCTGAAGAGATCGCTCACCGATCCTTCGCAGAGCGCTCCAATCGATAAA CTACAACTGCGTGTTGAACGCCTTACTAGTCTTGCAAAAACTGGACCTGTTCGGCGATCCAAAGTTCAG GATATGAGCGCTGAGGTGGTAGATAGCAATCCTTACAGTAGGCTTATGGCACTTCAGAGGATGGGCATTGTGAAAAACTATGAAAGAATAAGGGAGTTCTCCGTAGCCATAGTT GGAGTAGGTGGCGTAGGAAGTGTAGCAGCTGAGATGCTAACAAGATGTGGTATTGGTCGCCTTCTGTTGTACGATTATGATAAAGTAGAGCTAGCTAACATGAATAGGTTATTCTTTCGTCCAGAGCAG AGTGGTATGACAAAAACAGATGCTGCTGTACAGACCCTTTCAGACATAAATCCTGATGTTGTACTTGAG AGCTATACACTGAACATCACAACAGTGCAAGGTTTTGAAACCTTTACGTCCAGTTTGAAAAATAAATCATTTCGCCCAGATAAGGAAGGCAGTGGAGTAGACCTTGTGTTAAGCTGTGTTGATAATTACGAAGCTCGAATGGCTGTTAATCAGGCTTGCAATGAACTGAATCAGACATGGATGGAGTCTG GCGTTTCTGAGGATGCTGTTTCAGGTCATATTCAGTTGCTTATACCTGGTGAAACTGCCTGTTTTGCATGTGCCCCACCTTTG GTTGTAGCATCTGGAATAGATGAACGCACACTTAAGCGAGAAGGGGTTTGTGCTGCATCTTTACCTACTACTATG GGAGTTGTTGCTGGGCTGCTAGTTCAGAATACACTCAAATACTTGCTGAACTTTGGAAATGTCTCCCCGTACTTG GGATATAATTCTCTTAAAGACTTCTTCCCCACCATGGAAATGAGGCCAAATCCTCAGTGTTCAAATTTTGCTTGTCTGGAACGTCAG AAAGAATACTTGCTTGCAAAGCCGGCTAGGGATGCTGCTAGTAAAGCAAAGATGGAATCTGAAGCATCATCATCTGTAATAGAAGCTCCACTCCATCTTGATAACGAATGGGAAATAAG CGTTGTCGATGATACTGAGCCAGATAGGATAGAGGCCAAACGTTCAG ATACTCTTCCAGAAGGTCTTGTTCGGGAGCTTCCCAGTGCGGATGACTTCCAAAAACCACCTGCTGAAGCCACAGATACTACTGTTGATGACCTAGAAGAGCTTCGGAAACAACTTGAGGCCCTAAATTCTTAA
- the LOC133744965 gene encoding uncharacterized protein LOC133744965, whose product MHPDIVDQAGAFLELLSTTSIPATKAAEILNGRPQYEVIKTAFQDGGLCAKYEIEKDCAKNREQLNRNSRAVARLLKCDIYINECRVVAVGNSASGLRLFRSVVECCFMKNEDPVAVARRFLSVPIDEENSSFVLVNVMGWSCTKYYPNDLKGSINIFIGRYVILALSK is encoded by the exons ATGCATCCAGATATTGTGGACCAGGCTGGGGCTTTTCTTGAACTTTTGTCTACAACTAGTATTCCGGCAACTAAG GCAGCAGAAATACTGAATGGCCGCCCGCAATATGAAGTCATCAAGACTGCGTTTCAGGATGGTGGACTTTGCGCAAAATATGAGATTGAGAAG GACTGTGCTAAAAACAGGGAACAGTTGAATCGCAACTCACGG GCAGTTGCACGCCTTTTGAAGTGTgatatttacataaat GAATGCAGGGTGGTTGCAGTAGGGAATTCAGCTTCAGGATTGAGGCTGTTCAGGTCAGTTGTGGAATGCTGTTTTATGAAAAACGAAGATCCTGTAGCTGTTGCCAGGAGGTTTTTAAGTGTCCCGATTGATGAAGAAAATTCAAGCTTTGTGCTTGTGAATGTAATGGGCTGGTCTTGTACCAAATATTACCCCAATGACTTGAAAGGAAGCATTAACATATTTATTGGACGTTATGTAATTTTAGCTCTTTCCAAATAA
- the LOC133745726 gene encoding F-box protein At1g67340-like, producing the protein MTNRKRLRTSRRTATAAAQSDFFDDLPDDLVVFILCKLSSSASSPSDLINVLITCKRLNRFGLHSLVLSKAGPGAFAIKAKSWSDSAHRFLKLCVSAGNIEACYTLGMIRFYCLQNRGSGASLMAKAAMRCHTRALYSLAVIQFNGSGGSKKEKDLRAGVSLCARAAGLGHIDALRELGHCLQDGYGVRQNVSEGRRLIVQANAQELATVITSATWRSHQYQHFYACLTGLVSCPLLSDFGCNVPGPEVHPANRFMKEWFGSGRWLEGVGLRMCSHVGCGRPETRPHEFRRCSVCGTVNYCSRGCQALDWKLRHKVQCKPIERWLGVDGGGGGDGVDEGGEGENVVVE; encoded by the exons ATGACGAACAGGAAAAGGCTCAGAACCTCTAGAAGAACCGCCACCGCCGCTGCACAATCGGATTTCTTCGACGACTTGCCTGACGATCTCGTCGTCTTCATCCTCTGCAAGCTCAGCTCCTCCGCTTCCTCTCCCTCCGATCTCATCAACGTCCTCATCAC aTGCAAGAGATTGAACCGGTTCGGGCTTCACTCTCTGGTACTATCGAAAGCCGGTCCAGGAGCTTTTGCTATCAAGGCCAAGAGCTGGTCCGACTCGGCTCACCGGTTTCTCAAGCTCTGCGTTAGCGCCGGTAACATCGAAGCTTGCTACACTCTCGGAATG ATCCGATTTTATTGCTTACAAAACCGAGGCAGTGGCGCGTCGCTAATGGCCAAGGCCGCCATGCGGTGCCACACGCGTGCGCTCTACTCCCTCGCCGTGATTCAGTTCAACGGCAGCGGCGGCTCCAAGAAAGAGAAGGACCTACGCGCCGGCGTGTCTCTCTGCGCACGCGCCGCCGGACTCGGCCACATCGACGCGCTCCGCGAGCTTGGGCATTGCCTCCAGGACGGTTACGGTGTCCGCCAGAACGTCTCGGAGGGACGACGCCTCATAGTCCAGGCCAACGCGCAGGAGCTCGCGACGGTTATAACCTCCGCCACGTGGCGGTCCCACCAGTACCAGCACTTCTACGCGTGCCTGACGGGGTTGGTTAGTTGCCCGCTGCTGAGCGACTTCGGGTGTAACGTTCCCGGGCCGGAGGTCCACCCGGCGAACCGGTTCATGAAGGAgtggttcgggtcgggtcggtggTTGGAGGGCGTTGGGCTGAGGATGTGCTCGCACGTGGGGTGCGGGAGGCCCGAGACGAGGCCGCACGAGTTTCGGAGGTGCTCGGTCTGTGGTACGGTCAATTACTGCTCGCGTGGGTGTCAAGCGCTGGATTGGAAGCTGAGGCACAAGGTTCAGTGTAAGCCGATCGAACGGTGGCTAGGGGTTGAtggcggtggcggtggtgaTGGAGTTGATGAAGGCGGAGAGGGTGAGAATGTGGTGGtggaataa